One window of Brevibacillus choshinensis genomic DNA carries:
- a CDS encoding AAA family ATPase: MTKIEILKTMVHTDQKNASAWFLLGLEYSELGDRGEALLAFTQALAYGDEELKNNIVGELNKLSQVKPLRNGGSVHEAGTFQTRDIHTPVTLRVIEGGKHLRKNKGEVRISTLDKNVSFAEVGGLQDVKEAVRMKIVQPFLATGLCKPIRQKPGSGVLLYGPPGCGKTFFAKATAGECNATLLHVKATDILDSRVGASEQNIRTLFRTARTQKPAILFFDELDALGYAREKNSSAWKRGINDFFFMELEGEASRADKLLIMGATNMPWDVDPGFHRPGCFDQLIFVGPPDAEAREIIFRLKLEGRPSEPIDFAQLAGWTDLYSGADIEYVVELATEQVLHDFLTTGVERPIMMSDLRESIAATRPTTIEWLRTAKNYVKYANDEGLYDGVEHFLAKHKRI, translated from the coding sequence ATGACGAAGATAGAGATCTTGAAAACCATGGTTCACACCGATCAAAAAAATGCGTCAGCGTGGTTTCTACTGGGTCTAGAATATTCGGAGCTAGGAGATAGAGGAGAAGCATTGCTAGCTTTTACACAAGCACTCGCGTATGGGGACGAGGAACTGAAGAACAACATCGTGGGTGAGCTAAACAAACTTAGCCAAGTGAAACCGCTTCGAAATGGAGGGAGTGTACACGAGGCCGGAACGTTCCAAACCAGAGATATTCATACTCCTGTCACCTTACGCGTTATTGAGGGAGGCAAACACCTCAGAAAGAATAAGGGAGAGGTGCGAATATCCACGCTTGATAAAAACGTCAGCTTTGCCGAGGTAGGAGGTCTCCAAGATGTAAAAGAGGCGGTACGGATGAAAATTGTCCAACCGTTTCTGGCAACCGGGTTATGTAAGCCTATTCGTCAAAAGCCAGGCAGTGGGGTTTTACTATATGGACCTCCGGGCTGCGGCAAAACATTCTTCGCGAAAGCGACTGCTGGAGAATGCAACGCAACCTTATTGCACGTGAAAGCAACTGACATATTGGATTCACGTGTGGGGGCTAGCGAGCAAAACATTCGCACCTTGTTTCGTACCGCTCGTACGCAAAAACCGGCCATCTTGTTCTTCGACGAGCTAGATGCCCTCGGTTATGCTCGTGAGAAGAATTCTTCTGCATGGAAGAGGGGAATAAACGATTTTTTCTTTATGGAATTGGAAGGAGAAGCCTCACGAGCGGACAAGCTTTTGATCATGGGTGCGACCAATATGCCATGGGATGTAGATCCTGGCTTTCATCGCCCTGGTTGCTTTGATCAGCTGATTTTTGTCGGTCCTCCAGATGCGGAGGCACGTGAAATTATCTTTCGGCTCAAGCTGGAAGGGAGACCCTCTGAGCCGATTGACTTTGCCCAATTGGCAGGATGGACGGATCTCTATTCTGGGGCTGATATCGAGTACGTCGTCGAATTGGCGACTGAGCAGGTTTTGCACGACTTCCTAACCACAGGAGTGGAGCGTCCGATCATGATGAGTGACCTTCGCGAATCGATTGCGGCGACACGTCCAACGACGATAGAGTGGCTCCGTACGGCGAAAAATTATGTCAAATACGCGAATGACGAAGGTCTCTACGATGGAGTCGAACACTTCCTGGCAAAGCATAAGCGAATCTGA